The Neobacillus sp. PS3-34 genome has a window encoding:
- a CDS encoding phosphatase PAP2 family protein, with the protein MGFDVYFAREIAWPKWAEYHDAILKYLLIAVILIAVIILSIYLFRRYKEQIIHGCTNAMEKVLETFRTRRRFKFFMITVSVVTLLFAIIMIGMIEDYVGNEFNDFDKVVSLLVAVIFKGQMDLLMSIFIGLGKNEWLIVMIIATLFWIIWKGRDKPLEIYFLFITVAGGELYEEMLRNTFHRLAPGEPSILDRFPYSFPSEQSLMAFVIYGFFFFILLRHSRNLKVHTFLIIGWTFLVLFLGIGRIYFASQVPSQIAAGYVFGVVWLGFSILLLELFRVLTSIEGVKKKSKMQ; encoded by the coding sequence TTGGGTTTCGACGTTTATTTTGCTCGGGAAATTGCTTGGCCAAAATGGGCAGAATACCACGATGCAATTTTAAAATATTTGTTGATTGCGGTCATTTTAATCGCAGTAATCATTCTTTCTATCTATTTATTCAGAAGATATAAGGAACAAATCATCCACGGGTGTACCAATGCCATGGAAAAAGTATTGGAAACATTCCGTACGAGAAGAAGATTTAAGTTCTTCATGATCACTGTATCTGTCGTTACCTTACTTTTTGCCATTATTATGATTGGCATGATTGAGGATTATGTTGGAAATGAATTTAATGATTTTGATAAAGTTGTAAGCCTTCTTGTAGCTGTGATTTTTAAAGGGCAAATGGATTTGCTGATGAGCATTTTTATCGGGCTTGGCAAAAATGAGTGGCTAATTGTTATGATTATTGCGACCCTCTTCTGGATAATATGGAAGGGCAGGGATAAGCCTTTAGAAATTTATTTCCTGTTTATTACGGTTGCCGGCGGGGAACTGTATGAGGAAATGTTGAGAAATACCTTCCACCGGCTTGCACCGGGGGAACCGTCCATTTTAGACCGTTTCCCATATAGTTTTCCAAGTGAGCAATCACTGATGGCTTTTGTCATATATGGTTTTTTCTTTTTTATCCTGCTGCGCCATAGCCGTAATTTGAAAGTGCATACTTTTTTAATCATTGGCTGGACTTTTCTTGTGCTATTCCTGGGTATTGGACGTATCTATTTTGCATCTCAAGTTCCAAGCCAAATAGCAGCTGGTTATGTTTTTGGAGTGGTATGGCTGGGCTTCTCCATTCTCCTTTTGGAATTGTTCCGCGTTCTGACATCGATAGAAGGCGTGAAGAAGAAGTCGAAGATGCAATAA
- a CDS encoding VTT domain-containing protein: MLIIAFFIPGVRHMTGYFSGITRMPFRTYAVYSFTGSFIWVSTFILLGKLLGQNGQNTTMQF, encoded by the coding sequence TTGCTTATTATTGCTTTTTTCATTCCTGGCGTCCGCCATATGACAGGCTACTTTTCAGGTATCACACGCATGCCTTTCAGAACATATGCGGTCTATTCCTTTACCGGTTCTTTTATTTGGGTTTCGACGTTTATTTTGCTCGGGAAATTGCTTGGCCAAAATGGGCAGAATACCACGATGCAATTTTAA
- a CDS encoding VOC family protein, translating to MSVVFKAIDHIQLAAPAGSEEKAREFFGRILGFDEAEKPEELKKRGGVWFQSGKVHIHIGIEEPFSPAKKAHPGFEVENIEALMEHLKQNGIAFTEDDKLPGAKRFYVDDPFGNRIEMLEWI from the coding sequence ATGTCAGTTGTATTCAAAGCGATCGATCATATTCAATTAGCGGCTCCAGCAGGAAGTGAGGAAAAAGCAAGAGAATTCTTCGGCAGGATCCTTGGCTTTGATGAAGCAGAAAAGCCGGAGGAGTTAAAAAAGAGGGGAGGGGTATGGTTCCAGTCTGGCAAGGTACATATTCATATTGGTATTGAAGAGCCCTTTTCCCCGGCAAAAAAAGCGCACCCAGGCTTTGAAGTGGAAAATATCGAAGCACTAATGGAGCACTTAAAGCAAAATGGAATTGCGTTTACAGAAGATGATAAACTACCAGGTGCGAAAAGATTTTACGTTGACGATCCATTTGGAAACCGGATCGAAATGCTTGAATGGATATAA